The proteins below are encoded in one region of Anguilla anguilla isolate fAngAng1 chromosome 3, fAngAng1.pri, whole genome shotgun sequence:
- the LOC118224337 gene encoding arylsulfatase I-like — translation MAVHALTGFSVVSLLSFGYLSWNWTNPNQVEYEPVLDGKDKGSPLTPRKPPHIIFILTDDQGFHDVGYHGSDIRTPTLDKLAAEGVKLENYYIQPICTPSRSQLITGRYQIHTGLQHSIIRPRQPNCLPLDQVTLPQKLQEAGYATHMVGKWHLGFYKRECLPTRRGFDTYFGSLTGSVDYYTYDSCDGPGMCGYDLHEGEGVAWGRGGKYSTHLYTQRVRKILAAHDPRRPVFIFLSFQAVHTPLQSPKEYLHQYRDVANVARRRYAAMVSVVDEAVRNVTYALRKYGFYRDSVLVFSTDNGGQPFAGGSNWPLRGRKGTYWEGGIRGVGFVHSPLLRRRRRVSRALVHITDWYPTLVALAGGNVSASDGLDGYDVWPALSEGKESPRREILHNIDPLYNHAKHGSWQDGFRLWNTAVQASIRSGDWKLLTGDPGCGDWIPPQTLAGFPGSWWDLERRTQAARKSVWLFNITGDPYERYDQADQRPDVVRELLARLAHYNRTAIPVRYPAEDPRANPELNGGAWGPWAGDDEEDDWDRFHDGKGKAKRKCKRCKLRSFHRKLNSGFMSNRI, via the exons ATGGCTGTCCATGCCCTTACCGGATTTTCGGTGGTCAGCTTGCTGAGTTTTGGTTACCTGTCCTGGAACTGGACAAACCCCAACCAGGTGGAGTACGAGCCAGTGTTGGACGGCAAGGACAAAGGGTCTCCGTTGACTCCCCGAAAACCCCctcacattatttttattctgaccGATGATCAGGGGTTTCATGACGTCGGCTACCACGGTTCTGACATCCGAACGCCGACGCTGGACAAGCTCGCGGCAGAGGGCGTGAAGCTGGAGAATTACTACATCCAGCCGATCTGCACGCCCTCGCGCAGTCAGCTGATCACAGGCAG GTACCAGATCCACACGGGGCTGCAGCACTCCATAATCCGCCCCCGGCAGCCCAACTGCCTGCCCCTGGACCAGGTGACCCTGCCCCAAAAACTGCAGGAGGCGGGCTACGCCACCCACATGGTGGGCAAGTGGCACCTGGGCTTCTACAAGCGGGAGTGCCTGCCCACGCGGCGCGGGTTCGACACCTACTTCGGCTCCCTGACGGGCAGCGTGGACTACTACACCTACGACTCGTGCGACGGGCCGGGCATGTGCGGCTACGACCTGCACGAGGGGGAGGGCGTGGcctggggccgggggggcaAGTACTCCACCCACCTCTACACCCAGCGGGTGCGCAAGATCCTGGCCGCCCACGATCCCCGCCGGCCCGTCTTCATCTTCCTGTCCTTCCAGGCGGTGCACACGCCCCTGCAGTCCCCGAAAGAGTACCTGCACCAGTACCGGGACGTGGCGAACGTGGCCCGCCGCAGGTACGCCGCCATGGTGTCCGTGGTGGACGAGGCGGTGCGCAACGTCACCTACGCCCTGCGCAAGTACGGCTTCTACCGGGACAGCGTCCTCGTCTTCTCCACCGACAACGGCGGCCAGCCCTTCGCCGGCGGGAGCAACTGGCCCCTGCGGGGGCGCAAGGGCACGTACTGGGAGGGGGGCATCCGCGGGGTGGGGTTCGTCCACAGCCCCCTGctccggcggcggcggagggTGAGCCGAGCGCTGGTGCACATCACCGACTGGTACCCGACGCTGGTGGCGCTGGCCGGGGGCAACGTGTCGGCCAGCGACGGGCTGGACGGGTACGACGTGTGGCCGGCGCTCAGCGAGGGCAAGGAGTCGCCGCGGCGGGAGATCCTTCACAACATCGACCCGCTCTACAACCACGCCAAGCACGGGTCGTGGCAGGACGGCTTCCGCCTGTGGAACACGGCGGTGCAGGCGTCCATCCGCTCCGGCGACTGGAAGCTGCTGACGGGCGACCCGGGCTGCGGCGACTGGATCCCGCCGCAGACGCTGGCGGGGTTCCCGGGGAGCTGGTGGGACCTGGAGCGCCGCACGCAGGCCGCGCGCAAGTCCGTCTGGCTCTTCAACATCACCGGCGACCCCTACGAGCGCTACGACCAGGCCGACCAGCGGCCCGACGTGGTGCGGGAGCTGCTGGCCCGCCTGGCCCACTACAACCGCACCGCCATCCCCGTCCGGTACCCGGCGGAGGACCCCCGGGCCAACCCCGAACTGAACGGGGGCGCGTGGGGCCCCTGGGCGGGGGACGACGAGGAGGACGACTGGGACAGGTTCCACGACGGGAAGGGAAAGGCCAAGAGGAAGTGCAAGCGCTGCAAACTGAGGTCCTTCCACCGCAAACTCAACTCCGGGTTCATGTCCAACAGAATATAG